Proteins found in one Brachypodium distachyon strain Bd21 chromosome 5, Brachypodium_distachyon_v3.0, whole genome shotgun sequence genomic segment:
- the LOC100828863 gene encoding recQ-mediated genome instability protein 1 isoform X5 — translation MRRRNLVISSDSDEEDDGATIASVSAATGGGGSVDRPSSQNPSQVPYPLPSSAPPSPPVEISDDEEEVDEIEDPDEDYPFVDVAYEMQDSDVEDTFVDVPDDLSPPAPVPPQHPPGRTSPSAPVPASAPPFRTPTPTPPPAPAPAPAPPFRTPTPTPPPAPAPAPAPPFRTPTPTPPPAPAPASAPPFQTPTPPASAPPFRTPTPTPAAPPFPTPTPTPPLAPPSAPLGRTPTPTPPSAPAFSPMARTPTPTPPSGAAPALRGRTATPTPPPAWTPTPTPLTASTPPSALSARLRPVDAFLRRLGLRVRPEWLELCATEIPEFNGSSGTEVLARRCFEQFLFADMNACGAGVLPQGIRSMNAAILDGPFVLQVDEIVNISAPLRERYHGANAGPKRCLKLSMTDGSQRIYGMEYRPIKDLEVLTPAGFKIIIRNVHIRRGLLMLVPEVIEILGGVVDELEAARDRLVSEVNKPPRGKRKQGGLLLSTRATQAAWRCNISITNGSEQGVSVPRTVNPSNTTAGLGNISQVRITTETMVEGRINPPVLVNVLQQNQHSQEFSMQDRSTSLTRNDVGVSAPATYRYEPQPSISRTTSTLAEGYLEHPIVSNSVHEQMQRVQEITMQDRGAASTRNRGEPSASTPCGNGSQQGPHGTGTSSNGAARSSNVDNKIERPVILSGENEKPFTYAFNMMSDWLIEQDTRPYIRGKIKGFITSVKRFQYKQCKEYELIVFIEDGSHISEALVDSAILENITGYTSEEATVTLLDASSASAIALKQIMIGFQQYLVKFEAHFFLHVVW, via the exons ATGAGGCGCCGAAACCTAGTCAtctcctccgactccgacgaagaagacgacgggGCCACTATCGCCTCCGTCTCCGCTGCgactggcggcggcggaagcgtCGACCGGCCGTCGTCTCAAAACCCTAGCCAGGTTCCCTACCCATTGCCGTCCTCGGcacccccctcccctcccgtCGAGATCTccgatgacgaggaggaggtcgatgAGATCGAGGACCCGGACGAGGACTACCCCTTCGTAGACGTCGCCTACGAGATGCAGGACTCCGACGTGGAGGACACCTTCGTCGACGTCCCCGACGACCTCTCCCCACCGGCTCCGGTTCCACCTCAACATCCTCCGGGCCGAACTTCACCTTCAGCTCCCGTTCCCGCATCGGCTCCTCCGTTCCGAACCCCAACCCCAACCccgcctccagctccagctccggcaCCCGCACCTCCGTTCCGAACCCCAACCCCAACCccgcctccagctccagctccggcaCCCGCACCTCCGTTCCGAACCCCAACCCCAACCccgcctccagctccagctccggcaTCCGCTCCTCCGTTCCAAACCCCAACCCCGCCTGCATCCGCTCCTCCGTTCAGAACCCCAACCCCAACCCCAGCCGCTCCTCCGTTCCCAACCCCAACACCAACCCCACCTCTCGCTCCCCCGTCCGCTCCTCTGGGCCGAACACCAACGCCAACCCCACCTTCCGCGCCGGCGTTCTCTCCTATGGCCCGAACGCCAACACCAACTCCACCGTCCGGTGCTGCTCCTGCTCTTCGGGGTCGAACCGCAACTCCAACTCCACCCCCAGCCTGGACCCCAACTCCGACCCCACTCACGGCCTCGACCCCGCCGTCTGCACTGAGTGCGCGGCTGCGTCCGGTGGATGCGTTCCTGCGGCGGCTTGGGCTGCGTGTGCGGCCTGAGTGGCTGGAACTGTGCGCCACAGAGATTCCCGAGTTCAACGGTTCCAGCGGCACAGAAGTGCTGGCCAGACGGTGCTTTGAGCAGTTCCTCTTTGCCGACATGAATGCCTGCGGTGCTGGTGTGCTCCCACAGGGTATTAGATCAATGAACGCTGCTATCCTCGATGGGCCATTTGTGCTGCAG GTTGATGAAATTGTCAACATATCAGCTCCTCTAAGGGAAAGATATCATGGTGCTAATGCTGGGCCCAAAAGATGTTTAAAATTATCAATGACAGATGGCAGCCAACGCATATATGGAATGGAGTACAGGCCTATCAAAGACCTGGAAGTTCTCACTCCTGCTGGTTTTAAG ATTATTATAAGGAATGTACACATAAGGAGGGGACTTCTTATGCTAGTCCCTGAGGTTATTGAGATTCTTGGTGGGGTAGTTGATGAATTGGAAGCAGCACGTGACAGACTTGTTTCTGAAGTTAATAAACCACCTCGTGGCAAAAG GAAGCAAGGTGGATTACTTTTGTCCACCAGAGCCACCCAAGCTGCCTGGCGATGTAATATCAGCATTACAAATGGTAGCGAGCAAGGGGTATCAGTGCCAAGAACAGTAAACCCCTCTAATACAACAGCAGGATTAG GTAATATCTCTCAAGTTCGTATAACTACAGAAACAATGGTAGAAGGGCGTATTAACCCCCCTGTTTTAGTAAATGTTCTCCAACAAAATCAGCATTCTCAAGAATTCAGCATGCAGGACCGATCTACTTCTCTTACAAGGAACGATGTAGGAGTTTCAGCACCTGCTACCTATAGATATGAGCCCCAACCGAGCATTAGCAGAACTACATCAACTTTGGCAGAAGGATATCTTGAGCATCCTATTGTGTCAAACAGTGTCCATGAACAAATGCAACGCGTTCAGGAAATTACCATGCAGGACCGAGGTGCTGCATCTACCCGGAACAGGGGAGAACCGTCTGCATCTACTCCTTGTGGAAATGGTTCCCAACAAGGGCCACATGGGACTGGTACTAGTAGTAATGGTGCAGCGCGGTCTTCAAATGTTGATAACAAGATTGAACGTCCTGTCATTTTAAGTGGTGAAAATGAGAAGCCTTTTACATACGCTTTCAACATGATGTCAGATTGGCTCATAGAACAGGACACAAGACCATATATTCGAGGAAAAATAAAG GGTTTCATCACTTCTGTCAAACGATTTCAATATAAGCAATGCAAAGAATATGAGCTTATTGTTTTCATAGAGGATGGAAGTCATATTTCAGAGGCCCTTGTTGACAGTGCT ATTTTAGAGAACATAACTGGTTACACCTCTGAGGAGGCTACGGTTACTCTTCTTGACGCAAGCTCAGCATCAGCCATTGCTTTGAAACAAATTATGATTGGGTTCCAGCAATATTTGGTGAAGTTTGAG GCGCATTTTTTCCTGCACGTTGTCTGGTAA
- the LOC100828863 gene encoding recQ-mediated genome instability protein 1 isoform X1 — translation MRRRNLVISSDSDEEDDGATIASVSAATGGGGSVDRPSSQNPSQVPYPLPSSAPPSPPVEISDDEEEVDEIEDPDEDYPFVDVAYEMQDSDVEDTFVDVPDDLSPPAPVPPQHPPGRTSPSAPVPASAPPFRTPTPTPPPAPAPAPAPPFRTPTPTPPPAPAPAPAPPFRTPTPTPPPAPAPASAPPFQTPTPPASAPPFRTPTPTPAAPPFPTPTPTPPLAPPSAPLGRTPTPTPPSAPAFSPMARTPTPTPPSGAAPALRGRTATPTPPPAWTPTPTPLTASTPPSALSARLRPVDAFLRRLGLRVRPEWLELCATEIPEFNGSSGTEVLARRCFEQFLFADMNACGAGVLPQGIRSMNAAILDGPFVLQVDEIVNISAPLRERYHGANAGPKRCLKLSMTDGSQRIYGMEYRPIKDLEVLTPAGFKIIIRNVHIRRGLLMLVPEVIEILGGVVDELEAARDRLVSEVNKPPRGKRKQGGLLLSTRATQAAWRCNISITNGSEQGVSVPRTVNPSNTTAGLGNISQVRITTETMVEGRINPPVLVNVLQQNQHSQEFSMQDRSTSLTRNDVGVSAPATYRYEPQPSISRTTSTLAEGYLEHPIVSNSVHEQMQRVQEITMQDRGAASTRNRGEPSASTPCGNGSQQGPHGTGTSSNGAARSSNVDNKIERPVILSGENEKPFTYAFNMMSDWLIEQDTRPYIRGKIKGFITSVKRFQYKQCKEYELIVFIEDGSHISEALVDSAILENITGYTSEEATVTLLDASSASAIALKQIMIGFQQYLVKFEGTMLIEFNKTSSIPIVREMNEGCSSSDPWLLLQRVKTFSDQRHIRSLDFMDITS, via the exons ATGAGGCGCCGAAACCTAGTCAtctcctccgactccgacgaagaagacgacgggGCCACTATCGCCTCCGTCTCCGCTGCgactggcggcggcggaagcgtCGACCGGCCGTCGTCTCAAAACCCTAGCCAGGTTCCCTACCCATTGCCGTCCTCGGcacccccctcccctcccgtCGAGATCTccgatgacgaggaggaggtcgatgAGATCGAGGACCCGGACGAGGACTACCCCTTCGTAGACGTCGCCTACGAGATGCAGGACTCCGACGTGGAGGACACCTTCGTCGACGTCCCCGACGACCTCTCCCCACCGGCTCCGGTTCCACCTCAACATCCTCCGGGCCGAACTTCACCTTCAGCTCCCGTTCCCGCATCGGCTCCTCCGTTCCGAACCCCAACCCCAACCccgcctccagctccagctccggcaCCCGCACCTCCGTTCCGAACCCCAACCCCAACCccgcctccagctccagctccggcaCCCGCACCTCCGTTCCGAACCCCAACCCCAACCccgcctccagctccagctccggcaTCCGCTCCTCCGTTCCAAACCCCAACCCCGCCTGCATCCGCTCCTCCGTTCAGAACCCCAACCCCAACCCCAGCCGCTCCTCCGTTCCCAACCCCAACACCAACCCCACCTCTCGCTCCCCCGTCCGCTCCTCTGGGCCGAACACCAACGCCAACCCCACCTTCCGCGCCGGCGTTCTCTCCTATGGCCCGAACGCCAACACCAACTCCACCGTCCGGTGCTGCTCCTGCTCTTCGGGGTCGAACCGCAACTCCAACTCCACCCCCAGCCTGGACCCCAACTCCGACCCCACTCACGGCCTCGACCCCGCCGTCTGCACTGAGTGCGCGGCTGCGTCCGGTGGATGCGTTCCTGCGGCGGCTTGGGCTGCGTGTGCGGCCTGAGTGGCTGGAACTGTGCGCCACAGAGATTCCCGAGTTCAACGGTTCCAGCGGCACAGAAGTGCTGGCCAGACGGTGCTTTGAGCAGTTCCTCTTTGCCGACATGAATGCCTGCGGTGCTGGTGTGCTCCCACAGGGTATTAGATCAATGAACGCTGCTATCCTCGATGGGCCATTTGTGCTGCAG GTTGATGAAATTGTCAACATATCAGCTCCTCTAAGGGAAAGATATCATGGTGCTAATGCTGGGCCCAAAAGATGTTTAAAATTATCAATGACAGATGGCAGCCAACGCATATATGGAATGGAGTACAGGCCTATCAAAGACCTGGAAGTTCTCACTCCTGCTGGTTTTAAG ATTATTATAAGGAATGTACACATAAGGAGGGGACTTCTTATGCTAGTCCCTGAGGTTATTGAGATTCTTGGTGGGGTAGTTGATGAATTGGAAGCAGCACGTGACAGACTTGTTTCTGAAGTTAATAAACCACCTCGTGGCAAAAG GAAGCAAGGTGGATTACTTTTGTCCACCAGAGCCACCCAAGCTGCCTGGCGATGTAATATCAGCATTACAAATGGTAGCGAGCAAGGGGTATCAGTGCCAAGAACAGTAAACCCCTCTAATACAACAGCAGGATTAG GTAATATCTCTCAAGTTCGTATAACTACAGAAACAATGGTAGAAGGGCGTATTAACCCCCCTGTTTTAGTAAATGTTCTCCAACAAAATCAGCATTCTCAAGAATTCAGCATGCAGGACCGATCTACTTCTCTTACAAGGAACGATGTAGGAGTTTCAGCACCTGCTACCTATAGATATGAGCCCCAACCGAGCATTAGCAGAACTACATCAACTTTGGCAGAAGGATATCTTGAGCATCCTATTGTGTCAAACAGTGTCCATGAACAAATGCAACGCGTTCAGGAAATTACCATGCAGGACCGAGGTGCTGCATCTACCCGGAACAGGGGAGAACCGTCTGCATCTACTCCTTGTGGAAATGGTTCCCAACAAGGGCCACATGGGACTGGTACTAGTAGTAATGGTGCAGCGCGGTCTTCAAATGTTGATAACAAGATTGAACGTCCTGTCATTTTAAGTGGTGAAAATGAGAAGCCTTTTACATACGCTTTCAACATGATGTCAGATTGGCTCATAGAACAGGACACAAGACCATATATTCGAGGAAAAATAAAG GGTTTCATCACTTCTGTCAAACGATTTCAATATAAGCAATGCAAAGAATATGAGCTTATTGTTTTCATAGAGGATGGAAGTCATATTTCAGAGGCCCTTGTTGACAGTGCT ATTTTAGAGAACATAACTGGTTACACCTCTGAGGAGGCTACGGTTACTCTTCTTGACGCAAGCTCAGCATCAGCCATTGCTTTGAAACAAATTATGATTGGGTTCCAGCAATATTTGGTGAAGTTTGAG GGTACAATGCTTATTGAGTTCAACAAAACGTCATCTATTCCCATTGTGCGTGAGATGAATGAAGGTTGTTCGAGTTCTGATCCATGGCTCCTACTTCAGAGGGTGAAAACATTTTCTGATCAAAGGCACATCCGAAGTTTGGACTTTATGGATATCACTTCGTGA
- the LOC100828863 gene encoding recQ-mediated genome instability protein 1 isoform X3, with product MRRRNLVISSDSDEEDDGATIASVSAATGGGGSVDRPSSQNPSQVPYPLPSSAPPSPPVEISDDEEEVDEIEDPDEDYPFVDVAYEMQDSDVEDTFVDVPDDLSPPAPVPPQHPPGRTSPSAPVPASAPPFRTPTPTPPPAPAPAPAPPFRTPTPTPPPAPAPAPAPPFRTPTPTPPPAPAPASAPPFQTPTPPASAPPFRTPTPTPAAPPFPTPTPTPPLAPPSAPLGRTPTPTPPSAPAFSPMARTPTPTPPSGAAPALRGRTATPTPPPAWTPTPTPLTASTPPSALSARLRPVDAFLRRLGLRVRPEWLELCATEIPEFNGSSGTEVLARRCFEQFLFADMNACGAGVLPQGIRSMNAAILDGPFVLQVDEIVNISAPLRERYHGANAGPKRCLKLSMTDGSQRIYGMEYRPIKDLEVLTPAGFKIIIRNVHIRRGLLMLVPEVIEILGGVVDELEAARDRLVSEVNKPPRGKRKQGGLLLSTRATQAAWRCNISITNGSEQGVSVPRTVNPSNTTAGLGNISQVRITTETMVEGRINPPVLVNVLQQNQHSQEFSMQDRSTSLTRNDVGVSAPATYRYEPQPSISRTTSTLAEGYLEHPIVSNSVHEQMQRVQEITMQDRGAASTRNRGEPSASTPCGNGSQQGPHGTGTSSNGAARSSNVDNKIERPVILSGENEKPFTYAFNMMSDWLIEQDTRPYIRGKIKGFITSVKRFQYKQCKEYELIVFIEDGSHISEALVDSAILENITGYTSEEATVTLLDASSASAIALKQIMIGFQQYLVKFEVCQFNDPIEEAARLKCTIDRAH from the exons ATGAGGCGCCGAAACCTAGTCAtctcctccgactccgacgaagaagacgacgggGCCACTATCGCCTCCGTCTCCGCTGCgactggcggcggcggaagcgtCGACCGGCCGTCGTCTCAAAACCCTAGCCAGGTTCCCTACCCATTGCCGTCCTCGGcacccccctcccctcccgtCGAGATCTccgatgacgaggaggaggtcgatgAGATCGAGGACCCGGACGAGGACTACCCCTTCGTAGACGTCGCCTACGAGATGCAGGACTCCGACGTGGAGGACACCTTCGTCGACGTCCCCGACGACCTCTCCCCACCGGCTCCGGTTCCACCTCAACATCCTCCGGGCCGAACTTCACCTTCAGCTCCCGTTCCCGCATCGGCTCCTCCGTTCCGAACCCCAACCCCAACCccgcctccagctccagctccggcaCCCGCACCTCCGTTCCGAACCCCAACCCCAACCccgcctccagctccagctccggcaCCCGCACCTCCGTTCCGAACCCCAACCCCAACCccgcctccagctccagctccggcaTCCGCTCCTCCGTTCCAAACCCCAACCCCGCCTGCATCCGCTCCTCCGTTCAGAACCCCAACCCCAACCCCAGCCGCTCCTCCGTTCCCAACCCCAACACCAACCCCACCTCTCGCTCCCCCGTCCGCTCCTCTGGGCCGAACACCAACGCCAACCCCACCTTCCGCGCCGGCGTTCTCTCCTATGGCCCGAACGCCAACACCAACTCCACCGTCCGGTGCTGCTCCTGCTCTTCGGGGTCGAACCGCAACTCCAACTCCACCCCCAGCCTGGACCCCAACTCCGACCCCACTCACGGCCTCGACCCCGCCGTCTGCACTGAGTGCGCGGCTGCGTCCGGTGGATGCGTTCCTGCGGCGGCTTGGGCTGCGTGTGCGGCCTGAGTGGCTGGAACTGTGCGCCACAGAGATTCCCGAGTTCAACGGTTCCAGCGGCACAGAAGTGCTGGCCAGACGGTGCTTTGAGCAGTTCCTCTTTGCCGACATGAATGCCTGCGGTGCTGGTGTGCTCCCACAGGGTATTAGATCAATGAACGCTGCTATCCTCGATGGGCCATTTGTGCTGCAG GTTGATGAAATTGTCAACATATCAGCTCCTCTAAGGGAAAGATATCATGGTGCTAATGCTGGGCCCAAAAGATGTTTAAAATTATCAATGACAGATGGCAGCCAACGCATATATGGAATGGAGTACAGGCCTATCAAAGACCTGGAAGTTCTCACTCCTGCTGGTTTTAAG ATTATTATAAGGAATGTACACATAAGGAGGGGACTTCTTATGCTAGTCCCTGAGGTTATTGAGATTCTTGGTGGGGTAGTTGATGAATTGGAAGCAGCACGTGACAGACTTGTTTCTGAAGTTAATAAACCACCTCGTGGCAAAAG GAAGCAAGGTGGATTACTTTTGTCCACCAGAGCCACCCAAGCTGCCTGGCGATGTAATATCAGCATTACAAATGGTAGCGAGCAAGGGGTATCAGTGCCAAGAACAGTAAACCCCTCTAATACAACAGCAGGATTAG GTAATATCTCTCAAGTTCGTATAACTACAGAAACAATGGTAGAAGGGCGTATTAACCCCCCTGTTTTAGTAAATGTTCTCCAACAAAATCAGCATTCTCAAGAATTCAGCATGCAGGACCGATCTACTTCTCTTACAAGGAACGATGTAGGAGTTTCAGCACCTGCTACCTATAGATATGAGCCCCAACCGAGCATTAGCAGAACTACATCAACTTTGGCAGAAGGATATCTTGAGCATCCTATTGTGTCAAACAGTGTCCATGAACAAATGCAACGCGTTCAGGAAATTACCATGCAGGACCGAGGTGCTGCATCTACCCGGAACAGGGGAGAACCGTCTGCATCTACTCCTTGTGGAAATGGTTCCCAACAAGGGCCACATGGGACTGGTACTAGTAGTAATGGTGCAGCGCGGTCTTCAAATGTTGATAACAAGATTGAACGTCCTGTCATTTTAAGTGGTGAAAATGAGAAGCCTTTTACATACGCTTTCAACATGATGTCAGATTGGCTCATAGAACAGGACACAAGACCATATATTCGAGGAAAAATAAAG GGTTTCATCACTTCTGTCAAACGATTTCAATATAAGCAATGCAAAGAATATGAGCTTATTGTTTTCATAGAGGATGGAAGTCATATTTCAGAGGCCCTTGTTGACAGTGCT ATTTTAGAGAACATAACTGGTTACACCTCTGAGGAGGCTACGGTTACTCTTCTTGACGCAAGCTCAGCATCAGCCATTGCTTTGAAACAAATTATGATTGGGTTCCAGCAATATTTGGTGAAGTTTGAG GTATGTCAATTCAATGATCCAATCGAAGAAGCGGCCAGGCTTAAATGTACGATTGATAGAGCGCACTGA
- the LOC100828863 gene encoding recQ-mediated genome instability protein 1 isoform X2 yields MRRRNLVISSDSDEEDDGATIASVSAATGGGGSVDRPSSQNPSQVPYPLPSSAPPSPPVEISDDEEEVDEIEDPDEDYPFVDVAYEMQDSDVEDTFVDVPDDLSPPAPVPPQHPPGRTSPSAPVPASAPPFRTPTPTPPPAPAPAPAPPFRTPTPTPPPAPAPAPAPPFRTPTPTPPPAPAPASAPPFQTPTPPASAPPFRTPTPTPAAPPFPTPTPTPPLAPPSAPLGRTPTPTPPSAPAFSPMARTPTPTPPSGAAPALRGRTATPTPPPAWTPTPTPLTASTPPSALSARLRPVDAFLRRLGLRVRPEWLELCATEIPEFNGSSGTEVLARRCFEQFLFADMNACGAGVLPQGIRSMNAAILDGPFVLQVDEIVNISAPLRERYHGANAGPKRCLKLSMTDGSQRIYGMEYRPIKDLEVLTPAGFKIIIRNVHIRRGLLMLVPEVIEILGGVVDELEAARDRLVSEVNKPPRGKRKQGGLLLSTRATQAAWRCNISITNGSEQGVSVPRTVNPSNTTAGLGNISQVRITTETMDRSTSLTRNDVGVSAPATYRYEPQPSISRTTSTLAEGYLEHPIVSNSVHEQMQRVQEITMQDRGAASTRNRGEPSASTPCGNGSQQGPHGTGTSSNGAARSSNVDNKIERPVILSGENEKPFTYAFNMMSDWLIEQDTRPYIRGKIKGFITSVKRFQYKQCKEYELIVFIEDGSHISEALVDSAILENITGYTSEEATVTLLDASSASAIALKQIMIGFQQYLVKFEGTMLIEFNKTSSIPIVREMNEGCSSSDPWLLLQRVKTFSDQRHIRSLDFMDITS; encoded by the exons ATGAGGCGCCGAAACCTAGTCAtctcctccgactccgacgaagaagacgacgggGCCACTATCGCCTCCGTCTCCGCTGCgactggcggcggcggaagcgtCGACCGGCCGTCGTCTCAAAACCCTAGCCAGGTTCCCTACCCATTGCCGTCCTCGGcacccccctcccctcccgtCGAGATCTccgatgacgaggaggaggtcgatgAGATCGAGGACCCGGACGAGGACTACCCCTTCGTAGACGTCGCCTACGAGATGCAGGACTCCGACGTGGAGGACACCTTCGTCGACGTCCCCGACGACCTCTCCCCACCGGCTCCGGTTCCACCTCAACATCCTCCGGGCCGAACTTCACCTTCAGCTCCCGTTCCCGCATCGGCTCCTCCGTTCCGAACCCCAACCCCAACCccgcctccagctccagctccggcaCCCGCACCTCCGTTCCGAACCCCAACCCCAACCccgcctccagctccagctccggcaCCCGCACCTCCGTTCCGAACCCCAACCCCAACCccgcctccagctccagctccggcaTCCGCTCCTCCGTTCCAAACCCCAACCCCGCCTGCATCCGCTCCTCCGTTCAGAACCCCAACCCCAACCCCAGCCGCTCCTCCGTTCCCAACCCCAACACCAACCCCACCTCTCGCTCCCCCGTCCGCTCCTCTGGGCCGAACACCAACGCCAACCCCACCTTCCGCGCCGGCGTTCTCTCCTATGGCCCGAACGCCAACACCAACTCCACCGTCCGGTGCTGCTCCTGCTCTTCGGGGTCGAACCGCAACTCCAACTCCACCCCCAGCCTGGACCCCAACTCCGACCCCACTCACGGCCTCGACCCCGCCGTCTGCACTGAGTGCGCGGCTGCGTCCGGTGGATGCGTTCCTGCGGCGGCTTGGGCTGCGTGTGCGGCCTGAGTGGCTGGAACTGTGCGCCACAGAGATTCCCGAGTTCAACGGTTCCAGCGGCACAGAAGTGCTGGCCAGACGGTGCTTTGAGCAGTTCCTCTTTGCCGACATGAATGCCTGCGGTGCTGGTGTGCTCCCACAGGGTATTAGATCAATGAACGCTGCTATCCTCGATGGGCCATTTGTGCTGCAG GTTGATGAAATTGTCAACATATCAGCTCCTCTAAGGGAAAGATATCATGGTGCTAATGCTGGGCCCAAAAGATGTTTAAAATTATCAATGACAGATGGCAGCCAACGCATATATGGAATGGAGTACAGGCCTATCAAAGACCTGGAAGTTCTCACTCCTGCTGGTTTTAAG ATTATTATAAGGAATGTACACATAAGGAGGGGACTTCTTATGCTAGTCCCTGAGGTTATTGAGATTCTTGGTGGGGTAGTTGATGAATTGGAAGCAGCACGTGACAGACTTGTTTCTGAAGTTAATAAACCACCTCGTGGCAAAAG GAAGCAAGGTGGATTACTTTTGTCCACCAGAGCCACCCAAGCTGCCTGGCGATGTAATATCAGCATTACAAATGGTAGCGAGCAAGGGGTATCAGTGCCAAGAACAGTAAACCCCTCTAATACAACAGCAGGATTAG GTAATATCTCTCAAGTTCGTATAACTACAGAAACAATG GACCGATCTACTTCTCTTACAAGGAACGATGTAGGAGTTTCAGCACCTGCTACCTATAGATATGAGCCCCAACCGAGCATTAGCAGAACTACATCAACTTTGGCAGAAGGATATCTTGAGCATCCTATTGTGTCAAACAGTGTCCATGAACAAATGCAACGCGTTCAGGAAATTACCATGCAGGACCGAGGTGCTGCATCTACCCGGAACAGGGGAGAACCGTCTGCATCTACTCCTTGTGGAAATGGTTCCCAACAAGGGCCACATGGGACTGGTACTAGTAGTAATGGTGCAGCGCGGTCTTCAAATGTTGATAACAAGATTGAACGTCCTGTCATTTTAAGTGGTGAAAATGAGAAGCCTTTTACATACGCTTTCAACATGATGTCAGATTGGCTCATAGAACAGGACACAAGACCATATATTCGAGGAAAAATAAAG GGTTTCATCACTTCTGTCAAACGATTTCAATATAAGCAATGCAAAGAATATGAGCTTATTGTTTTCATAGAGGATGGAAGTCATATTTCAGAGGCCCTTGTTGACAGTGCT ATTTTAGAGAACATAACTGGTTACACCTCTGAGGAGGCTACGGTTACTCTTCTTGACGCAAGCTCAGCATCAGCCATTGCTTTGAAACAAATTATGATTGGGTTCCAGCAATATTTGGTGAAGTTTGAG GGTACAATGCTTATTGAGTTCAACAAAACGTCATCTATTCCCATTGTGCGTGAGATGAATGAAGGTTGTTCGAGTTCTGATCCATGGCTCCTACTTCAGAGGGTGAAAACATTTTCTGATCAAAGGCACATCCGAAGTTTGGACTTTATGGATATCACTTCGTGA